A DNA window from Undibacterium sp. YM2 contains the following coding sequences:
- a CDS encoding metallophosphoesterase, with the protein MLIAIITDLHANREALEACLAHAQQRKVTRYAFLGDLVGYGADPCWVLDKVMEYVSQGAWALIGNHDAGLLQSDRQGMNPTARTVVDWTRAQLSPGQLDFIARLPYRIEWEDLLFVHANAWAPEKWEYIDGVMEATRSMHATKANITFCGHVHMPTLYHISLTGKTGEFIPVPEEGIPLSRQRRWLVIPGSAGQPRDGNPAACYATFDTEDQELTYYRVPYDTETACQKIIAAGLPPALGHRLLHGN; encoded by the coding sequence ATGCTGATTGCCATCATCACCGACCTGCATGCCAACCGTGAAGCACTGGAAGCTTGCCTGGCACATGCGCAACAGCGCAAGGTGACGCGCTATGCTTTCCTCGGCGACCTGGTCGGTTACGGTGCTGATCCGTGCTGGGTGCTGGATAAAGTAATGGAATATGTCAGCCAGGGTGCCTGGGCGCTGATCGGCAATCACGATGCCGGTTTGCTGCAAAGTGACAGGCAGGGCATGAACCCGACTGCCAGGACCGTGGTCGACTGGACACGTGCCCAGCTCAGTCCCGGGCAACTCGATTTCATTGCCAGACTGCCTTACCGCATAGAGTGGGAAGACTTGTTGTTCGTCCACGCGAATGCATGGGCACCGGAGAAATGGGAATACATAGACGGCGTCATGGAAGCCACACGCAGTATGCATGCGACCAAGGCCAATATTACTTTCTGTGGTCATGTACACATGCCCACCCTCTACCATATCAGTCTGACTGGCAAGACCGGTGAATTCATTCCAGTACCTGAAGAAGGCATACCATTGAGCAGGCAGCGGCGCTGGCTGGTCATCCCCGGTTCGGCAGGCCAGCCGCGTGATGGCAACCCTGCCGCCTGTTACGCGACTTTTGATACTGAAGACCAGGAACTGACCTATTACCGCGTTCCCTACGATACAGAAACTGCCTGCCAGAAAATCATTGCTGCCGGCCTGCCACCAGCTTTGGGGCACAGACTGCTGCATGGTAATTGA
- the queC gene encoding 7-cyano-7-deazaguanine synthase QueC has protein sequence MNNLTTKDRALVLFSGGQDSATCLAWALSRYSHVETIGFDYGQRHAIELSVRPVLIEKMRQFSPEWQSRLGEDHMIDLGLISQLSHTAMTEDIAIEMQENGLPNTFVPGRNLMFMMTAATLAYRRGLNVLVGGMCETDFSGYPDCRDDTMKALQVALNLGMNTRLKLETPLMWINKAQTWQLAEQLGGNALVDLIREDTHTCYLGQRGDMHPWGHGCGTCPACALRARGYEYYRSGNFDL, from the coding sequence ATGAATAATTTAACCACTAAAGACCGGGCACTGGTGTTGTTCAGTGGTGGCCAGGATTCTGCCACCTGTCTGGCCTGGGCACTGTCCCGCTATTCCCATGTTGAGACTATAGGTTTTGACTATGGTCAGCGTCATGCCATAGAACTCAGTGTCAGGCCTGTGCTGATAGAGAAAATGCGCCAGTTTTCACCCGAATGGCAAAGCCGCCTCGGTGAAGATCACATGATAGACCTGGGGCTGATTTCCCAGCTTTCGCATACGGCCATGACAGAAGACATCGCCATAGAAATGCAGGAAAACGGTTTGCCGAATACCTTTGTCCCAGGCCGCAACCTGATGTTCATGATGACCGCAGCCACGCTGGCTTATCGCCGCGGGCTGAATGTGCTGGTCGGTGGCATGTGTGAAACCGATTTTTCCGGCTACCCCGATTGCCGTGATGACACCATGAAAGCTCTGCAGGTAGCGCTGAACCTGGGCATGAATACCCGCCTGAAGCTGGAAACCCCGCTGATGTGGATCAACAAGGCCCAGACCTGGCAACTGGCAGAACAACTTGGTGGCAATGCTTTGGTTGATCTGATACGCGAAGACACGCATACCTGCTACCTCGGGCAACGTGGCGACATGCATCCATGGGGTCATGGTTGCGGTACCTGTCCTGCCTGCGCCTTGCGCGCCCGCGGTTATGAGTATTACCGCAGCGGTAACTTTGATTTGTAA